The Paenibacillus sp. JQZ6Y-1 DNA window TGCTGCTATTGCAGCCAGCTTTGCGGCTGCCGGACTGGGTACCGATACTGGCGGTTCGATCCGTATCCCTTCTTCCTATAACAGTCTGGTCGGCATTCGCCCTACTGTCGGGCTGACCAGCCGCGATGGTATCATTCCGCTCGCTCTTACACAGGATGTTGGCGGACCGATGGCACGTACTGTAAGCGATGCTGCATTGCTGCTAGATGCTACTGCTGGTTACGATGCCGACGATGTGGCTACCGCCTATAGCGTCGGTCATATTCCAGCTAGCTATACCGACAGTCTGCAAGCCGATGGATTGCAGGGCGCACGGATCGGTATAGCCTACGAATTGTTTGGTTCCTCTGCTGCGGAGCAATCGGTCACACAGGTCGTGTATGGTGCTGTTCATGACATCACCCGTCTCGGTGCGACAGCCGTACCGATCCAAATTCCGCATTTGGATCAGATTATGAAATACCCAAGCCTTAGCGGCTATGAATTCAAATTCCAACTCAATGACTATTTGAATAGCCTTGGTGAAGATGCTCCCTATCACAGTCTAGATGAAATTTTAAAATCCGGTCAATTTATGCCTTCCCAACAGGAAAGCATGTCCAAACGAAATGCATTGCAATCGCTGGATACGCCAGAATACAAAGATATTGTACTGAATCGCACCAAAGTCACACGCGATGCACTGCTGCAAGTGATGGCAGATAACCATTTGGATGCCATTCTCTACCCGACTACCACCGAACCCGCAGCCGTTATCGGTCAGGAGCAAAATGCAGGCAATAACAATCGACTCAGCCCCTTCTCGGGCTTCCCAGCAATCACCGTCCCTGCGGGCTTTACCGAAGATCAGCTTCCTGTAGGCGTCGAATTTCTCGGTCGTCCATTTGACGAAAGCACATTGATCAAGCTTGCCTACAGTTACGAACAAGGCACTCATAACCGCAAAGCCCCTGCTTTAACACCTTAATCGCTATCGCATTTTTGATGTATGTAACTGTTGTAGCTCGTTTCTTTTAGCGATGCGAATACTTTTAATATCTATCCTTAATGCTTCTAATGCTTCTAATGCTTCTAATGCTTCTAATGCTTCTAATGCTTCTAATGCTTCTAAATTATTCTCACGAAATACGCTTATCGCAACATATCTATTTCTGCTTACAAATACCAAAAACACCTTCAAGATGAACTCTTTATCCTACAATAAGAGTTTGCATTCTTGAAGGTGTTTTAAGTTTTTAAAGACGTATACATTCTTGATGATGCCCTAAGTTTTTCATTTCTTCAGAGTGTATTCATGCACCCACGATGACAGCAACCCTTTTAGCATGCACTGATTCCCCAGAAAAGTCTCCATTGCTCATTGCCAATTCTCTTTCCATCCGAGATGACATCAACACCGTTCAAACTCTTACTGAAGGAAACCTCAAAAAAGCACTATCCTATCTCATATCCATTCCATCTCATATCCATTTAGAAAAAGTCCATCAAATACGTTGCTCGTCGAGGAATACG harbors:
- a CDS encoding amidase; the protein is MIHNPSHQTLSSATRKQPKKIIALLFVLLLATTTLFPISSVTAQSNPSPGAIQPFNVTEATITDMQQALQAGTTTSVELVQQYLDRIQQYDDQGIKLHAILTINPQALQIAAKLDRERQTSGSRGPLHGIPIIVKDNYDTADMPTTAGCVCLQHSIPDNDAEMIAKLKAAGAIILAKSNLHEFAFDITTSSSLGGQTLNPYEPHHYPGGSSGGTGAAIAASFAAAGLGTDTGGSIRIPSSYNSLVGIRPTVGLTSRDGIIPLALTQDVGGPMARTVSDAALLLDATAGYDADDVATAYSVGHIPASYTDSLQADGLQGARIGIAYELFGSSAAEQSVTQVVYGAVHDITRLGATAVPIQIPHLDQIMKYPSLSGYEFKFQLNDYLNSLGEDAPYHSLDEILKSGQFMPSQQESMSKRNALQSLDTPEYKDIVLNRTKVTRDALLQVMADNHLDAILYPTTTEPAAVIGQEQNAGNNNRLSPFSGFPAITVPAGFTEDQLPVGVEFLGRPFDESTLIKLAYSYEQGTHNRKAPALTP